A single region of the Lactobacillus isalae genome encodes:
- a CDS encoding thiamine diphosphokinase, whose amino-acid sequence MKAIALLGGPQEEWPQTLAANIKKAHKKGALIMASDRGSLFLLELGIIPDVALGDYDSLSDSERQRVEKEVKDMRYSNPIKDFTDSEMLFYAAFIDYKVDTLTVYGATGGRLDHFLVNMYAVLKAPFNRFKERIEFIDNQNIVRFFGSGKHLIPYNAEYKYLGIGTLTAAKDFSIKNARYDLAPVNLSVPTMYSSNEYFNKQDIEVSCSVGTLIVINSRDKK is encoded by the coding sequence ATGAAAGCAATCGCATTATTAGGTGGCCCGCAAGAAGAATGGCCACAAACTTTAGCAGCCAATATTAAAAAAGCACACAAAAAAGGCGCCCTAATTATGGCTAGTGATCGGGGCAGCCTTTTTTTATTGGAATTAGGAATTATTCCTGATGTCGCTTTAGGAGATTATGATTCATTATCTGATAGTGAAAGGCAGAGGGTTGAAAAAGAAGTTAAAGATATGCGTTATTCGAATCCAATTAAAGATTTTACGGATTCAGAAATGCTATTTTACGCGGCCTTTATCGATTACAAGGTTGATACTTTAACAGTATATGGAGCGACAGGCGGAAGATTAGATCATTTTTTAGTTAATATGTATGCAGTTTTGAAAGCCCCCTTTAATCGCTTTAAAGAACGAATAGAGTTTATTGATAACCAGAATATTGTGCGATTTTTTGGAAGCGGAAAACATTTAATTCCTTATAATGCTGAATATAAATATTTGGGAATTGGCACTTTAACAGCGGCAAAGGATTTCAGTATTAAAAATGCTAGATATGATTTAGCACCAGTTAATTTATCTGTACCAACGATGTATTCATCTAATGAATATTTTAATAAGCAAGATATAGAAGTTTCTTGTAGTGTGGGTACATTGATTGTGATAAATAGTCGAGATAAAAAATAA
- the rpmB gene encoding 50S ribosomal protein L28, with amino-acid sequence MAKDIITGRKTVFGNKRSKALNSVRRSWKPNLQKVRILVDGKPKRVWVSARALKSGKVKRA; translated from the coding sequence ATGGCAAAAGACATTATTACTGGCCGCAAGACGGTCTTTGGTAACAAGCGTTCAAAGGCTTTGAACTCCGTGCGGCGTTCATGGAAGCCAAACCTTCAAAAAGTTCGCATCCTTGTTGACGGTAAGCCAAAGCGTGTTTGGGTATCTGCTCGCGCTTTGAAATCCGGTAAGGTTAAACGTGCCTAA
- the opp4B gene encoding oligopeptide ABC transporter permease yields the protein MWKTVLRRILIMIPQLLILSLLVFILAKMMPGDPFTGMINPNSDPKEIARLRQEYGLNDPVWVQYTRWLGNMFHGDLGQSYIQKVPVTSLIWDRAVNTFWLSLMTVVLTYLIAIPLGVTAGRHQDEWQDHGVQIFNYITYAVPPFVFYILGIWLFGFTLGWFPISGSVSADVNPGTFAYFWSRFYHLILPSILCALISTTAIVQYLRTGIVDNKVEDYVRTARSKGVPENVVFHKHILRNSLLPIAAFFGNTITGLLSGSMVIESVFSYPGMGKLFLDSIGQRDYTTLTALILLFGVLTLIGNLLSDIIMSIIDPRIRIK from the coding sequence ATGTGGAAAACGGTTTTACGTCGAATCCTGATTATGATCCCCCAGTTACTTATCTTGAGTTTACTAGTCTTTATTTTGGCTAAAATGATGCCTGGTGACCCATTTACTGGAATGATCAATCCGAATTCAGACCCTAAGGAAATTGCAAGATTAAGACAAGAATATGGATTAAATGATCCAGTATGGGTTCAATATACTCGCTGGCTTGGAAACATGTTCCATGGTGATTTAGGCCAATCATATATTCAAAAGGTTCCAGTAACTTCTTTGATCTGGGATCGTGCGGTTAACACTTTCTGGTTGTCTTTGATGACTGTTGTTTTAACTTACTTAATTGCAATTCCATTAGGTGTAACAGCAGGTCGTCACCAAGATGAATGGCAAGATCACGGAGTACAAATATTTAACTATATTACTTATGCTGTACCTCCATTTGTTTTCTATATTTTAGGTATTTGGCTATTTGGATTCACTCTAGGTTGGTTTCCAATCTCTGGTTCAGTAAGTGCAGATGTTAACCCAGGCACTTTTGCTTACTTCTGGAGTAGATTCTATCACTTAATATTGCCGTCAATTCTTTGTGCTTTAATTTCTACTACTGCAATTGTTCAATACTTAAGAACTGGTATTGTTGATAATAAGGTTGAAGATTATGTAAGAACTGCACGTAGTAAAGGTGTTCCCGAAAATGTTGTTTTCCATAAACATATTTTGAGAAACTCACTTTTACCAATTGCAGCATTCTTCGGTAATACTATTACTGGTTTACTTTCAGGTTCAATGGTTATTGAATCAGTCTTCAGTTATCCTGGTATGGGTAAATTATTCCTTGATTCTATTGGTCAACGTGATTACACTACTTTAACTGCCTTGATTTTGTTATTTGGTGTATTAACTTTAATTGGTAACTTGTTGTCTGATATTATCATGAGTATTATTGACCCAAGAATTCGGATTAAGTAG
- the plsX gene encoding phosphate acyltransferase PlsX, with protein MKTIAIDAMGGENAPKAIVDAVLKAKPKLKETKFVLFGDEEKIKQLIPDDQKERIEVVATSEVIVDSDEPVRAIRRKKDSSMVVAANFVKAGKADALFSLGNTGALLAAGIFIIGRIKGVERPALMPTLPSAKSEQGFNIIDVGANAQSKPEYLVQWAQMANFYAQKVRNIKNPTVALLNNGAEDDKGDPLHQEAYKLLKETKLNFIGNVEGNDLMEGKADVIVTDGFTGNATLKAIEGTASVILRLLKDSLLNNGLRPKVGALLAKPGLTALKKRFDTARYGGAVLLGVNAPVVKTHGRSNIRPIYYTLLQIDKMLSQDLVGEYKKYFSESR; from the coding sequence ATGAAAACAATTGCAATTGATGCGATGGGCGGAGAAAATGCCCCTAAGGCTATTGTAGATGCCGTTTTAAAAGCAAAGCCTAAGCTAAAAGAGACAAAATTTGTTTTATTTGGGGATGAAGAAAAAATTAAGCAATTAATCCCTGATGATCAAAAAGAACGAATTGAAGTTGTTGCAACTAGTGAAGTTATTGTTGATAGCGACGAGCCAGTTAGAGCGATTAGACGTAAGAAAGATTCTTCAATGGTCGTTGCGGCAAATTTTGTTAAGGCAGGCAAAGCAGACGCATTATTTTCATTAGGAAATACTGGGGCATTGTTAGCTGCCGGAATTTTTATTATTGGCCGTATTAAAGGGGTTGAGCGTCCAGCCTTAATGCCAACTCTTCCTAGTGCTAAGAGTGAGCAAGGGTTTAATATTATTGATGTTGGCGCAAATGCTCAGAGTAAACCAGAATATTTGGTTCAGTGGGCTCAAATGGCTAATTTCTATGCTCAAAAAGTTAGAAATATTAAAAATCCTACGGTTGCTCTACTAAATAATGGGGCAGAAGATGATAAAGGAGATCCACTCCACCAAGAAGCTTATAAACTCTTAAAAGAAACTAAGCTTAACTTTATCGGCAATGTTGAAGGAAATGATTTGATGGAAGGTAAAGCAGATGTGATTGTGACTGATGGCTTTACTGGAAATGCTACGCTTAAGGCGATTGAGGGAACAGCTAGCGTAATTTTACGCCTGCTTAAAGATTCGCTCTTAAATAATGGCTTACGTCCTAAAGTTGGTGCTTTACTAGCAAAACCTGGTCTTACTGCCTTAAAAAAGAGATTTGATACGGCAAGATATGGCGGAGCTGTTTTATTAGGTGTTAATGCTCCGGTAGTTAAAACTCATGGTAGGTCTAATATTCGCCCAATTTACTATACTTTGTTGCAAATTGATAAAATGTTAAGCCAAGATTTGGTGGGAGAATATAAAAAATACTTCAGTGAATCTCGCTAG
- the acpP gene encoding acyl carrier protein — protein sequence MTEEEIFNKIADMISERFSIDRDKITKDLNFQNDLDADSIDFVELVMDLEDTFGAEIPDDDAEKLQTVGEAVEYIKSHQN from the coding sequence ATGACCGAAGAGGAAATTTTTAATAAAATTGCTGATATGATTTCAGAACGCTTTAGCATTGATCGTGATAAGATTACTAAAGATTTAAATTTTCAGAATGATTTAGATGCAGATTCAATTGATTTCGTTGAGTTAGTAATGGATCTTGAGGATACATTTGGAGCAGAAATTCCAGATGATGACGCAGAAAAATTACAAACTGTTGGTGAAGCAGTAGAGTACATTAAGAGTCACCAAAATTAA
- a CDS encoding Asp23/Gls24 family envelope stress response protein, with the protein MAVKIKTKYGLIDISNSVIATVVGGAATSNYGVVGMASKNALRDGAYTILNRENYRRGVVIKTNDNQIVVDVYIIVGYGLKISEVSHNVQDSVKYNLENLLGIKTKSVNVIVQGVKILDD; encoded by the coding sequence ATGGCTGTTAAAATTAAAACAAAATATGGCTTAATTGATATTTCAAATAGTGTAATTGCTACTGTCGTTGGCGGTGCAGCAACTTCTAATTACGGTGTAGTTGGAATGGCTTCAAAGAATGCCTTGCGGGATGGTGCTTACACTATTTTAAATCGTGAAAACTATCGACGCGGTGTTGTAATTAAAACTAACGATAATCAAATCGTTGTTGATGTATACATTATTGTGGGTTATGGTCTAAAAATTTCGGAAGTAAGTCACAATGTCCAAGATAGTGTAAAATACAATCTTGAAAATCTTTTAGGCATTAAGACTAAATCTGTTAACGTTATTGTTCAAGGCGTAAAGATTTTAGACGATTAA
- the recG gene encoding ATP-dependent DNA helicase RecG, which yields MNNKQSKLFEPVTELKGVGGKTAAALASLGINTIYDLLFYFPFRYDDLETIPLDQIDDGQKVLLKGIVVTDPFVSRFGYRKTRLSFKMKIDHDVIMVNFFNQPWLKDKVESGKEIAVYGKYQVARQSLSGFKLVAEKQDSGFAPIYSVNRHLKQNKLQKLIDLALEEALPEVGEVVPAALREKYRLLSDQVLIEKMHHPKNGTEAKIARRSAIFREFFLFQVQLAQLLSQRDEDVPGVEKKYDLTAVKELIQAIPFELSDDQKKVVNEIFADLHSPRQMRRLLQGDVGSGKTVVAVFAIYAAITAGYQAALMVPTEILAQQHFDKVDELLRPLGVRVALLTGDTKDLEKKEIYRELADGTINVVIGTHALIQKDVNFKKLGLVIIDEQHRFGVNQRNTLIKKGDAPDVLAMTATPIPRTLALTVYGDMAVSEIRHLPKGRKPIVSSWATSSKLKEVLELMRSQLDKGFQIYVVTPLISESEKSDLKNAEDLQERLAQYFKDENVVLLHGQMKGDQKNEIMDSFAAGKIDVLVTTSVIEVGVDVPNANMMVIFNADRFGLSQLHQLRGRIGRGQTQSFCVFVSDPKTEIGKKRMNIITSTSNGFKLAEEDLKLRGEGDVFGKAQSGLPQFQVGDVVNDYNTLVTAQKEARTLIKADPNLDSSENKFLQEVLKYKKDLNNN from the coding sequence ATGAATAATAAGCAGAGTAAGTTATTTGAACCAGTAACTGAGCTAAAGGGAGTAGGAGGAAAAACTGCTGCAGCTTTAGCTAGTCTTGGCATTAATACAATTTATGATTTACTATTTTATTTTCCTTTTAGATATGATGATTTAGAGACAATCCCTCTTGATCAAATTGATGACGGGCAAAAAGTCTTATTAAAGGGAATAGTGGTAACAGATCCATTTGTTAGCCGATTTGGTTATCGAAAAACAAGGCTCAGCTTTAAAATGAAAATTGATCATGACGTAATCATGGTCAATTTTTTTAATCAGCCCTGGTTAAAGGATAAAGTTGAATCAGGCAAGGAAATTGCAGTTTATGGTAAGTATCAGGTAGCCAGACAGTCATTAAGTGGATTTAAGCTAGTAGCTGAAAAGCAAGATTCAGGTTTTGCACCGATCTATTCTGTTAATAGGCATCTAAAGCAAAATAAACTTCAAAAATTAATTGATCTTGCTTTAGAGGAAGCTTTACCTGAAGTTGGAGAAGTCGTTCCAGCTGCTTTAAGAGAAAAATATCGTCTGCTTTCTGATCAAGTTTTAATTGAGAAGATGCACCATCCTAAAAATGGTACAGAAGCAAAAATAGCCCGTAGAAGTGCAATTTTTAGAGAATTTTTTCTATTTCAAGTCCAACTTGCCCAATTACTTTCTCAAAGAGATGAGGATGTTCCTGGTGTAGAAAAGAAATATGATCTAACTGCTGTAAAAGAATTAATTCAAGCCATTCCGTTTGAATTATCTGATGATCAAAAAAAGGTTGTTAATGAAATATTTGCTGATCTGCACTCGCCACGACAAATGAGAAGATTGCTTCAAGGAGATGTGGGCAGCGGTAAAACAGTTGTAGCAGTTTTTGCAATTTACGCAGCTATTACTGCTGGCTATCAAGCTGCTTTAATGGTTCCAACAGAAATCTTAGCTCAGCAGCATTTTGATAAGGTAGATGAATTACTGCGACCTCTTGGAGTTAGAGTAGCCTTATTGACGGGGGATACCAAGGACTTAGAAAAGAAAGAGATTTATCGTGAATTAGCTGATGGAACAATCAATGTAGTAATTGGTACACATGCTTTGATTCAAAAAGACGTTAATTTTAAGAAACTTGGTTTGGTAATAATTGATGAGCAGCACCGTTTTGGTGTTAATCAAAGAAACACCTTAATTAAAAAGGGTGATGCACCAGATGTTTTGGCAATGACAGCAACACCAATTCCGCGTACATTGGCTTTAACTGTCTATGGCGATATGGCAGTTTCAGAGATTCGTCATCTACCTAAAGGGCGTAAGCCTATAGTTTCTTCATGGGCGACATCTAGCAAGTTAAAAGAAGTGCTTGAATTGATGCGTTCTCAGCTTGATAAAGGATTTCAAATTTATGTTGTGACCCCTTTAATTAGTGAGTCTGAAAAAAGCGATCTGAAAAATGCAGAAGATCTGCAAGAGAGACTGGCACAATATTTTAAAGATGAAAATGTAGTTTTACTTCATGGACAAATGAAGGGCGATCAAAAAAATGAAATTATGGATAGCTTTGCGGCTGGAAAGATCGATGTTTTAGTTACTACTAGTGTAATTGAAGTTGGAGTCGATGTTCCAAATGCCAACATGATGGTGATTTTTAATGCCGATCGCTTTGGATTAAGCCAACTGCATCAACTACGCGGACGAATTGGTCGTGGTCAAACGCAAAGTTTCTGTGTATTTGTGAGTGATCCAAAGACAGAAATCGGTAAAAAAAGAATGAACATTATTACGTCTACTAGCAATGGCTTTAAGTTAGCCGAAGAAGATTTAAAATTGCGCGGTGAAGGGGACGTTTTTGGTAAGGCTCAGTCGGGTTTGCCACAGTTTCAGGTGGGGGATGTAGTAAATGATTACAATACCTTGGTTACAGCCCAAAAAGAGGCGCGTACGCTAATTAAAGCTGATCCAAACTTAGATAGTTCAGAAAATAAATTTTTACAAGAAGTGCTAAAATATAAGAAAGATTTGAATAATAACTAG
- a CDS encoding DAK2 domain-containing protein produces the protein MVLTEINSDQFRDMVRAATHRMSKNAEFVNKLNVFPVPDGDTGTNMNLTIESGAKAVNENLSESVGDLTESLSKGMLMGARGNSGVITSQLFRGFYKATEGKDTLSAQDLADAFANGVATAYKAVMKPVEGTILTVARVAAEEGKNKANETDDVSEVMRAVVDGAKKALKTTPDLLPVLKQVGVVDSGGQGLVFIYQGFLEGVLGEKDDDDYQLDEGEMDELINAAHHQAESAQVQLSTSDIKNGYCTEIMVDLTADVPNKEEFDLDQFREHLSNLGDSLLAVSDGEVAKVHVHTEHPGDVFTYGKKFGQLGKIKIDNMRIQHETILENNEEQEESVDFAVIAVASGHGIRELFKSEGVNRIISGGQTMNPSTKDIMDAITKSGAKKAIILPNNGNIIMAAKQAAEVSDIPVGIVPTKTISQGLTAMLSFDPDASVEENVEAMSEDLDTVKSGEVTKAIRDTKIDDIQVKKDDYLGIVDGTIKVDNPDLVDTTVSMIEKMLDEDSEIITIMYGSDATREEADAVVKKLEADHDDLEFEIHDGGQPVYYFLVSVE, from the coding sequence GTGGTTTTAACTGAAATTAATAGTGATCAATTCAGAGATATGGTTCGTGCAGCAACTCATCGCATGAGCAAGAACGCTGAATTTGTAAATAAACTAAATGTTTTCCCAGTACCTGATGGCGATACGGGAACTAATATGAATTTGACCATCGAAAGCGGTGCAAAAGCCGTTAATGAAAACCTTAGCGAATCTGTTGGTGACTTAACAGAAAGTCTTTCAAAAGGAATGCTAATGGGTGCTCGTGGTAACAGTGGTGTTATTACTTCTCAACTCTTTAGAGGCTTTTATAAGGCTACTGAAGGTAAAGATACTCTTAGTGCTCAAGATCTAGCTGATGCCTTTGCAAATGGTGTAGCAACTGCTTATAAGGCAGTTATGAAGCCAGTTGAAGGAACTATCTTAACTGTTGCTCGTGTTGCTGCAGAAGAAGGTAAAAATAAAGCTAACGAAACTGATGATGTTAGTGAAGTAATGAGAGCAGTAGTTGATGGTGCTAAGAAAGCATTGAAGACTACGCCAGATTTATTGCCAGTTTTAAAGCAAGTTGGTGTAGTTGATTCAGGTGGTCAAGGATTGGTATTTATTTATCAAGGTTTCTTAGAAGGAGTTCTTGGTGAAAAAGATGATGACGATTATCAACTTGATGAAGGTGAAATGGATGAATTAATCAATGCAGCTCACCATCAAGCTGAATCTGCACAAGTTCAACTTTCTACTAGTGACATCAAGAACGGTTACTGTACTGAAATTATGGTTGACTTGACTGCTGATGTTCCAAATAAAGAAGAATTTGACCTTGATCAATTTAGAGAACATCTTTCTAATTTAGGTGATTCACTCTTAGCTGTTTCAGATGGTGAAGTTGCTAAAGTCCACGTCCACACTGAACATCCAGGAGACGTTTTTACTTATGGTAAGAAATTTGGTCAACTTGGTAAGATTAAGATCGATAATATGCGTATTCAACACGAAACTATCTTAGAAAATAACGAAGAGCAAGAAGAAAGTGTTGATTTTGCAGTTATTGCAGTTGCTTCTGGCCACGGAATCCGTGAATTGTTTAAGAGTGAGGGCGTAAATAGAATTATTTCTGGTGGACAAACTATGAATCCATCTACGAAGGATATTATGGACGCAATCACTAAGTCAGGCGCTAAGAAAGCTATTATTTTGCCAAATAACGGTAATATTATTATGGCTGCTAAGCAGGCTGCTGAAGTTAGTGATATTCCAGTTGGAATTGTTCCAACTAAGACAATTTCTCAAGGATTGACTGCGATGTTGTCCTTTGATCCAGATGCTTCAGTAGAAGAAAACGTTGAAGCAATGTCTGAAGACTTAGATACTGTTAAATCTGGTGAAGTGACTAAGGCTATTCGTGATACCAAGATTGATGATATTCAAGTTAAGAAGGATGATTATCTTGGAATCGTTGATGGCACAATTAAGGTTGATAATCCTGACTTAGTTGATACCACTGTGTCTATGATTGAAAAGATGTTAGACGAAGATAGTGAGATTATCACTATTATGTACGGTAGTGACGCTACCAGAGAAGAAGCCGATGCAGTAGTTAAAAAGCTTGAGGCTGATCATGATGATTTGGAATTTGAAATTCATGATGGTGGCCAACCAGTTTACTACTTCTTGGTATCTGTGGAATAA
- a CDS encoding ABC transporter ATP-binding protein, with protein sequence MADEIIEIKNLKVHYPIRSGFWNRVTGYVKAVDGINLSIKEGETYGLIGESGSGKSTTGKAIVGVEKVTSGQILYKGVDVTKASNRKKLNYNKDVQMIFQDSMSSLNPRKRIEDIIAEPIRNFENLTTDEERKRVQELLDIVGMPSDAIYKYPHEFSGGQRQRIGVARAVATHPKLIVADEPTSALDLSVQAQVLNFMKHIQQEYNIAYLFISHDLGVVKHMSEDIAIMHRGRFVEIGKRDQIYKNPMHIYTKRLLSAIPVVDVENREQHKEERQRVEKEFLQDQDKWYEKDGRVLPLQKVGDRHFVALPKDMIQQELKEGE encoded by the coding sequence ATGGCCGATGAAATAATCGAAATAAAAAATTTAAAAGTTCACTATCCAATTCGTTCTGGCTTCTGGAATAGAGTTACTGGATATGTTAAGGCCGTTGATGGAATTAATCTTTCTATCAAAGAAGGAGAAACCTACGGTTTAATTGGTGAATCAGGTTCAGGTAAGTCAACTACTGGTAAAGCAATTGTTGGTGTTGAAAAAGTAACTAGTGGACAAATTTTGTACAAAGGCGTTGACGTAACTAAGGCATCTAACCGTAAAAAGCTTAACTACAATAAAGATGTTCAGATGATTTTCCAGGATTCAATGTCTAGTTTGAACCCTAGAAAACGTATTGAAGATATCATCGCTGAACCAATTAGAAACTTTGAAAATTTAACTACCGATGAGGAAAGAAAAAGAGTTCAAGAACTCTTAGATATTGTTGGAATGCCTAGTGATGCGATTTACAAGTATCCACACGAGTTCTCTGGTGGTCAACGTCAAAGAATTGGTGTGGCTCGTGCGGTTGCTACCCATCCAAAATTAATTGTAGCTGACGAACCAACATCAGCTTTAGACTTATCAGTTCAAGCTCAAGTTTTGAACTTTATGAAACATATTCAGCAAGAATATAACATTGCCTACCTCTTTATTTCACACGATTTAGGTGTTGTAAAGCACATGTCAGAAGACATTGCGATTATGCACCGTGGACGTTTTGTAGAAATTGGTAAACGTGATCAAATTTATAAGAATCCAATGCATATTTATACTAAGCGTCTACTTTCTGCAATTCCGGTTGTTGATGTTGAAAATAGAGAACAACATAAGGAAGAGCGTCAACGTGTAGAAAAAGAATTCTTGCAAGATCAAGACAAGTGGTACGAAAAAGATGGTCGTGTATTGCCACTACAAAAAGTTGGCGATCGTCATTTCGTTGCATTGCCTAAAGATATGATTCAGCAAGAATTGAAGGAGGGAGAATAG
- the rpe gene encoding ribulose-phosphate 3-epimerase has product MIAPSILNADNMHLSRDIKAAIESGITRFHIDIMDGHFVPNLSYGPELVKDFKRSFPLTEAEIHLMSNNLDTTLPLFVEAGCDILEFHYEATDKPEYWLKYLKDQNVRRGMAINPSTPVEEIKPFLKDLDQVLLMTVKPGFGGQKFEEKSVERLVELKNLIKSEGLNLPIEVDGGINHETFKLARNAGATILVAGSYIFKNGSIEDQVMKLKKEDK; this is encoded by the coding sequence ATGATAGCACCATCAATCTTGAATGCTGATAATATGCATTTAAGTCGTGATATTAAGGCTGCCATTGAAAGTGGGATTACAAGATTTCATATTGATATTATGGACGGCCATTTTGTTCCCAATTTGTCATATGGACCAGAATTGGTGAAGGATTTTAAGCGTTCTTTCCCATTGACAGAAGCAGAGATCCATTTAATGAGTAATAATTTGGATACGACTTTGCCTTTGTTTGTGGAAGCTGGATGCGATATTCTAGAATTTCATTATGAAGCTACGGATAAACCAGAATACTGGTTAAAGTATTTGAAAGATCAGAATGTTCGACGGGGAATGGCAATTAATCCCTCAACGCCAGTAGAAGAAATAAAACCATTTTTAAAGGATTTAGATCAGGTTCTCTTAATGACAGTTAAACCTGGATTTGGTGGCCAAAAATTTGAAGAAAAATCAGTTGAGCGTTTAGTTGAGCTGAAAAATTTGATTAAATCTGAAGGCTTAAACTTACCAATTGAGGTTGATGGTGGAATTAACCATGAAACTTTTAAACTTGCTCGCAACGCCGGTGCAACGATTTTGGTTGCAGGATCATATATTTTTAAAAATGGCAGTATCGAAGATCAAGTGATGAAGTTGAAAAAAGAAGACAAATGA
- a CDS encoding ABC transporter ATP-binding protein: MEKQSDLLLDIEHLHTAYRLHGKFYDAADDINLTLKRNEILAVVGESGCGKSTIASSIIGLYDHKNTRVTGDILYNELNLVNLNESLFNKIRGNNIGMIFQDPLASLNPLMKVGDQVAETLYYHTDMDEKARHARVIELFNQVGMPRPEEMYEMYPHELSGGLRQRVVIAIAIACKPEIIIADEPTTALDVTIQAQILDLLKEIQKESHSGIVLITHDLGVVAETADQVAVMYAGQIVEKADVKTIFENPLHPYTRSLLHSMPQTDDESQDLHVIHGTVPSLINMPRTGDRFAARIPWIPASAHEENPKIHEVEPGHFVRCTCWQSFHFQDEEKKG; the protein is encoded by the coding sequence TTGGAAAAGCAAAGTGATCTTTTATTAGATATCGAACACTTGCACACCGCATATCGTTTGCACGGTAAGTTTTATGATGCCGCTGATGACATTAACTTAACCTTGAAACGAAATGAGATTTTGGCAGTTGTTGGTGAATCTGGTTGTGGTAAAAGTACAATTGCTTCAAGCATTATTGGTTTATATGACCACAAGAATACTAGAGTAACCGGAGATATCTTATACAATGAATTAAACTTAGTTAACTTGAATGAATCATTGTTTAACAAAATTCGTGGAAACAATATTGGAATGATTTTCCAAGATCCATTGGCATCTCTTAATCCATTGATGAAGGTTGGAGATCAAGTTGCTGAGACACTTTACTACCATACAGATATGGATGAAAAGGCACGCCATGCGCGAGTAATTGAACTCTTTAACCAAGTTGGTATGCCTCGTCCAGAAGAAATGTATGAGATGTACCCACATGAATTATCTGGCGGTTTGCGTCAACGTGTAGTAATTGCGATTGCAATTGCATGTAAACCAGAAATTATTATTGCTGATGAACCTACTACGGCTTTGGACGTTACGATTCAAGCGCAAATCTTAGATTTACTTAAAGAAATTCAAAAAGAATCTCATTCAGGAATTGTCTTGATTACTCACGACTTAGGTGTGGTTGCTGAAACAGCTGATCAAGTAGCAGTTATGTATGCTGGACAAATTGTTGAAAAAGCAGACGTTAAGACAATTTTTGAAAATCCACTTCATCCATATACGCGTTCACTTCTTCATTCAATGCCACAAACAGATGATGAAAGCCAAGATCTTCACGTAATTCATGGAACAGTTCCTTCGCTAATTAACATGCCAAGAACTGGTGATAGATTTGCTGCAAGAATTCCTTGGATTCCTGCAAGTGCTCATGAAGAAAATCCTAAGATTCATGAAGTTGAACCTGGGCACTTTGTAAGATGTACTTGCTGGCAAAGCTTCCATTTCCAAGATGAAGAAAAGAAAGGATAG